A single genomic interval of Picosynechococcus sp. PCC 7003 harbors:
- a CDS encoding DUF2993 domain-containing protein, whose product MEFLAILMSGLLTALAPVGLIIEQVSGKRIGDRLQAAETFEVRVDNVPSHQLLKGKIDRVQIASRGVELLPGLRFDVLELETDPLSFDLAKLRSGKPGPGVLEQPLQAGVRFVLTEADLNQALTSPQVTALVQPLINRLLTRPGSTNPPRFQLENATVDFLGENRLQFTGEMFQINPETGETEQVTLQLSFSLGLVSGSQFQLTNFEGTINEQVLPAPLLNGFAQAFSRRLNLRIFQDRGLTARFLQLNAQADQLEGAMFIQFTPQAIE is encoded by the coding sequence ATGGAATTTCTCGCAATTTTGATGTCTGGCTTACTCACTGCCCTTGCCCCCGTGGGTCTGATCATCGAACAAGTCAGCGGTAAACGGATTGGCGATCGCCTCCAAGCTGCCGAGACCTTTGAAGTGCGCGTCGATAACGTACCTAGCCACCAACTTCTCAAGGGCAAAATTGACCGCGTCCAGATTGCCAGTCGTGGTGTAGAGCTATTGCCAGGCCTCCGTTTTGACGTTTTAGAACTAGAAACCGATCCCCTCAGTTTTGACCTGGCCAAACTCCGCAGTGGCAAACCCGGTCCCGGTGTTCTAGAGCAACCCCTCCAAGCAGGTGTACGCTTTGTCCTCACCGAAGCCGACCTCAACCAGGCTTTAACGTCCCCCCAAGTCACGGCCTTGGTTCAACCCCTCATCAATCGTCTGCTCACCCGTCCCGGCAGCACCAATCCGCCTCGTTTCCAACTAGAAAACGCCACCGTTGATTTCCTCGGTGAAAATCGCCTCCAGTTCACCGGTGAAATGTTCCAAATCAATCCCGAAACAGGCGAAACCGAGCAGGTGACTCTCCAACTCAGTTTTAGCCTCGGCCTTGTTTCCGGTAGTCAATTCCAACTGACTAACTTTGAGGGCACCATTAACGAGCAAGTGTTACCTGCCCCTTTGCTGAATGGTTTTGCCCAAGCCTTTAGTCGTCGTCTGAACCTACGCATTTTCCAGGATCGGGGGCTGACAGCGCGTTTCCTACAGCTAAACGCCCAGGCGGACCAACTTGAGGGGGCCATGTTTATCCAATTTACGCCCCAAGCCATTGAGTAG
- the pstA gene encoding phosphate ABC transporter permease PstA, translating into MNNNSSDSPSVNTLFDSRLKIRYRWDMVFQFLSWFAVILSIVVLAVLLIDVFLDGLPRLDWTLLNSFPSRRPEDAGLKSALVGSIWLMILTALITFPIGVGAGIFLEEFSVENTFTKIIEININNLAAVPSIIYGLLGLQVFVRILAPITGGRSVLAGALTLSLLILPIVIVATREALKAVPDSLRQAGLALGATKWQVVREQIFPLALPGILTGTILALSRAIGETAPLITLGALTFIAFLPSLSLEGLQTPFTALPIQIFNWVSRPQPEFHTVAAAGIIVLMVMLLAMNGTAIFLRNKFQK; encoded by the coding sequence ATGAACAACAACTCTTCCGATTCCCCAAGTGTCAATACCCTTTTTGATAGCCGTCTCAAAATCCGTTACCGCTGGGATATGGTGTTTCAGTTTCTCAGTTGGTTTGCCGTCATTTTGAGTATTGTCGTGTTGGCTGTTCTGCTGATTGATGTTTTCCTGGATGGTCTACCGCGCCTCGATTGGACGTTGTTAAATTCCTTTCCATCCCGTCGTCCCGAAGACGCCGGCTTAAAATCGGCCCTCGTTGGCAGCATTTGGCTGATGATTTTAACCGCCTTGATCACCTTTCCCATTGGTGTGGGTGCAGGCATTTTTCTGGAAGAATTTTCCGTTGAAAATACTTTCACCAAGATTATTGAAATTAATATCAATAACCTCGCTGCAGTCCCTTCAATCATTTATGGTCTGCTAGGACTGCAAGTGTTTGTCCGTATTTTGGCCCCCATTACCGGTGGTCGCAGTGTTTTGGCCGGAGCTTTAACCTTAAGTTTATTGATTTTGCCGATTGTGATTGTCGCAACTCGTGAAGCGCTCAAGGCGGTACCGGATAGCCTTAGGCAGGCAGGTCTTGCCCTTGGAGCGACAAAATGGCAAGTTGTTCGCGAACAAATTTTTCCCTTGGCTTTACCTGGGATTCTAACGGGAACTATTCTGGCGCTATCCCGTGCTATTGGGGAGACTGCTCCTCTAATTACCCTGGGGGCATTGACATTTATTGCTTTCTTGCCTTCCCTATCTCTTGAGGGCTTGCAAACACCCTTTACAGCACTACCAATTCAGATTTTTAACTGGGTTTCTCGTCCCCAGCCAGAATTTCATACCGTAGCAGCAGCGGGGATTATCGTCTTGATGGTCATGTTGTTGGCAATGAATGGTACAGCTATTTTTCTTCGGAACAAATTCCAGAAGTAA